In Gemmatimonadaceae bacterium, the DNA window ATTCTCGGCGGCGTCCACCTGCCAATAGAGCTGCGGCGCGAGATAGTCGACCCAACCTTCGCGCAGCCATTTGCGTGAGTCGGCGTACGTCTCGCGGAACGAGTCGAGTCCGTCGATCCCTTCGGGATAACCGGGGCGCCAGATACCGAACGGACTGATGCCGACCGCGACCCACGGCTTTGCGACGTGCACGCGCTGATAGAGTTGCTGGACGAAATCGTCGATGTTGTGACGACGCCAATCGTCCCGGTTCGTCCATTTCTGTCGACGACCGTACTTGATCCATGACAACTGATCGGGGAAATCGAGCTCGTGGACCATCTTGATGGTGTGTCGATGACGTCCGCGACCGACGCGGCGATAGTGCGTTCGCGTCTCGCGATACGGGTAGAAGAAGTCGTCGAGGTGTACGCCATCGATGTCATAGCGCTGGACGACGTCGATGATCGTCGCCAGCACAGCCTCGCGCGCCGTCGGAATGCCCGGATCGATCCACTGCTGCCGGCCGTAGCGACGGACCCAATCTCTGTGGGTGCGCGTAACGTGATTTCGCGCCGCCTTGATGCCGCCGTCGAGTGATGCGCGAAACGGATTGAACCAGGCGTGCAGCTGGATTCCCCGCGCGTGCGCCTCGCGCACGGCAACGGCGAGTGGGTCGTAGCCCGGACTCACTCCCTGGCGACCGGTGAGCTTGGCCGACCACGGTGCGAGCGGCGTGGGGTAGAGCGCGTCGCCGCTGAGCCTCACGTGAAAGATGATCGCATTGAGGCCAATTGCCTTCGCGCGATCCAGAAGGTTGATCAACTCGCGCTGTTGCTGCTCAGCCGTGAGACCAGGCCGAGAGGGCCAGTCGCCATCCGCCGCTGGGCTCAACCAGGCGCCGCGAAATTCCCGCAGGATGATGGGCGGAAAGACGGTGCTGTCGCGGAGAGCGACGCGCGACATGTCGCGCGGCGCCCCTTGCGGGACGACGCCCTGGGTACCGGCGCCGCGCGCGCTGCCGAGGAGGAGGCCGGCCGCGGTCGCGAGGGCACAGGCGCTATTGCGGGCATGGCTGAACGGCAGGTACGTCAACGGCGAGCGAGGCGGCATTTCGCGGATCGTCGGGTCGGACACGGGAGCGACCGAGGCGAGCACCCGATCGCCGCGTTTCGCGTTCACGCCTACCAGACGAGTACATGGGCGGACTGGTCAGACCGTCGAAGGGACGAGTCGTCCGAACGGCCTTACGGGCGTCGAGAATTCATACACCAACGGCTCGTTAGGCGAGGATAGAACCGAACTGCGGCACACGGGAGGGCCTGTCGAGAGAGGCCCGTCGAGAACGTCGGGCCGAGAACGGCGGCCTCTTCTCGGCTCGCTCTAGTGGCCCGCTGTCGTCCCTGATTTCACAGTTCCTACACACCCCCTCTGTTGTCCCGGCGAGGTCCCCGACCCATGATACCTCGGTGTTTCCCACCCGCCTGCCTTCGTCCTTCCGATTTCGCGTCCCGCTCATCGTTCTCCTCGCGAGCATCGGCCTCACGGCACTCGCGGTGGTCGACGCGCAGCGGACGGTTCGGTCGCAGCAGGAGGTGACCGAGCGGGCGCTCCGCGAGTACGCCACTTTCGCTGCATGGAGCTACGCTCAGCATCTCAACGAGGCGCTCACGACGCTGCTCCGCGAG includes these proteins:
- a CDS encoding family 10 glycosylhydrolase: MNAKRGDRVLASVAPVSDPTIREMPPRSPLTYLPFSHARNSACALATAAGLLLGSARGAGTQGVVPQGAPRDMSRVALRDSTVFPPIILREFRGAWLSPAADGDWPSRPGLTAEQQQRELINLLDRAKAIGLNAIIFHVRLSGDALYPTPLAPWSAKLTGRQGVSPGYDPLAVAVREAHARGIQLHAWFNPFRASLDGGIKAARNHVTRTHRDWVRRYGRQQWIDPGIPTAREAVLATIIDVVQRYDIDGVHLDDFFYPYRETRTHYRRVGRGRHRHTIKMVHELDFPDQLSWIKYGRRQKWTNRDDWRRHNIDDFVQQLYQRVHVAKPWVAVGISPFGIWRPGYPEGIDGLDSFRETYADSRKWLREGWVDYLAPQLYWQVDAAENRFRALDAWWRTQNPMGRHIWMGLYTAGAVGQPPWPIDEIPRQITILRDAREGSIDSNGHIHFRLGSLVANAGPLSGSLGDRLESDSYRDPALVPEMPWLGGKPPAPPGAEIVNASDGDRLTLKITAGDSAAVSLWVVQMRDADEHWKTTILPVATREFVLPDSADPDLVAVSAVDRVGQTSTRTVLRLRR